From the genome of Pyramidobacter piscolens W5455, one region includes:
- a CDS encoding adenylosuccinate synthase produces the protein MKGKIEALIGAQWGDEGKGRVVDSIGSRVDIFARYQGGANAGHTVYVDGEKYVFRLLPSGMLYPGKTCVIGNGVVIDPEQLLKELGELRARGKDRACLRVSGAAHVVMPYHKLFDQLQEESRDSEHKIGTTGRGIGPCYVDKYTRIGIRVEDLLDEHVLREKLGVALAEKNRILAGVYGKEPLALDPIYEQAFQWGKELSPYVADVSLEVFNALENGQTVLCEGAQGTLLDVDHGTYPMVTSSNPVSSGGCIGLGVGMKYVDRVIGVAKAYLTRVGSGPFPTEDFGPEGEEIRRRGGEFGAVTGRPRRCGWLDLVALRYAVRVNGFTCLALTKLDILTGFKELKVCNSYKVGDKIVADFPSAIAKLAEVEPVYYSLPGWSEDVSAARAFEDLPENARKYVQHIEQVIGVPVVLIGVGPDREQLVLRGL, from the coding sequence AAGGAAAGGGACGCGTCGTCGACTCCATCGGCTCAAGAGTGGATATTTTCGCCCGCTATCAGGGCGGAGCGAACGCCGGCCATACCGTGTACGTCGACGGAGAGAAATACGTGTTTCGCCTTTTGCCTTCGGGAATGCTTTATCCCGGCAAGACCTGCGTGATCGGCAACGGCGTCGTCATCGACCCCGAGCAGCTGTTGAAAGAATTGGGCGAACTGCGCGCCAGGGGAAAAGACCGCGCGTGCCTTCGCGTCAGCGGAGCGGCTCATGTGGTGATGCCGTACCATAAGCTTTTCGATCAGCTCCAGGAGGAATCCCGCGACAGCGAACATAAGATCGGCACGACCGGACGCGGCATCGGCCCCTGTTATGTCGATAAATACACGCGCATTGGCATCCGCGTGGAAGATCTTTTGGACGAACATGTCCTGCGCGAAAAACTCGGCGTCGCTCTGGCCGAGAAGAACCGAATCCTTGCCGGCGTGTACGGCAAGGAGCCGTTGGCCCTCGATCCCATTTACGAACAGGCGTTCCAATGGGGCAAAGAACTTTCGCCTTATGTGGCGGACGTCTCGCTCGAGGTCTTCAACGCGCTCGAAAACGGCCAGACGGTGTTATGCGAAGGCGCGCAGGGCACGCTGCTCGACGTCGATCACGGAACGTATCCCATGGTGACGAGTTCCAATCCCGTTTCCTCGGGCGGCTGCATCGGTCTGGGAGTCGGCATGAAGTACGTGGACCGCGTCATCGGCGTGGCGAAAGCGTATCTGACCCGCGTCGGTTCGGGGCCGTTCCCGACGGAAGATTTCGGTCCCGAGGGAGAGGAGATCCGCCGCAGGGGCGGCGAATTCGGCGCCGTGACCGGACGCCCGCGCCGCTGCGGCTGGCTCGATCTCGTCGCGCTCCGTTACGCCGTGCGGGTGAACGGCTTCACCTGTCTGGCTCTGACCAAGCTCGATATCCTGACCGGCTTCAAAGAGCTCAAAGTCTGCAATTCGTACAAGGTCGGCGACAAAATCGTCGCGGATTTTCCGTCCGCCATCGCCAAGCTGGCTGAAGTCGAGCCCGTGTATTACTCGCTGCCCGGCTGGAGCGAAGACGTTTCGGCGGCGCGCGCCTTCGAAGATCTGCCGGAAAACGCCCGCAAATATGTGCAGCACATCGAGCAGGTCATCGGCGTCCCCGTCGTTCTGATCGGCGTCGGCCCCGATCGCGAGCAGCTCGTGCTGCGCGGATTGTGA
- the purE gene encoding 5-(carboxyamino)imidazole ribonucleotide mutase, whose amino-acid sequence MSNPKIGIILGSASDAPHAQKIGATLRELGIPFEVTVASAHRTPEDAAHYAQNARPRGLEAIVAVAGLSAALPGAVAAQTTLPVIGVPVESGTLLGMDALLSTAMMPPGVPVASVGINGAANAALLAARIVSTHDSAVAEKLQSYADEKAAKVRSSRRDAQTFADLPMAPEEALS is encoded by the coding sequence ATGAGCAATCCCAAAATCGGCATCATCCTCGGCTCCGCCAGCGACGCGCCGCACGCCCAAAAAATCGGCGCCACGCTGCGCGAGCTCGGCATCCCTTTCGAGGTCACCGTCGCTTCGGCTCACCGCACGCCGGAAGACGCGGCGCATTACGCCCAAAACGCGCGCCCTCGCGGCCTGGAAGCGATCGTCGCCGTGGCCGGACTTTCCGCGGCCCTTCCCGGCGCCGTGGCGGCGCAGACGACGCTGCCCGTGATCGGGGTCCCCGTCGAATCGGGCACGCTGCTCGGCATGGACGCGCTGCTTTCCACGGCGATGATGCCGCCCGGAGTGCCCGTGGCCTCCGTCGGCATCAACGGCGCCGCCAACGCCGCGCTGCTGGCGGCGCGCATCGTTTCCACCCATGACAGCGCCGTCGCTGAAAAGCTGCAGTCGTACGCCGACGAAAAAGCGGCCAAGGTGCGCTCGTCGCGCCGCGACGCCCAAACCTTCGCCGACTTGCCCATGGCTCCCGAAGAAGCGCTGAGTTGA
- the purD gene encoding phosphoribosylamine--glycine ligase: GVAVFGPSGAGARLEASKEFSKNFMARHRIPTADFYVCRTMDEAEKALSHFSGPYIVKASGLAAGKGVFVEPTLDGAREAARQMLVGKKLGAAGETLVIEEALPGRELSLMVVTDGAAYRLLSTSQDHKRLLDGDLGPNTGGMGAYAPAPWVTEELMARVRREIIEPSVAALAEEKLDYRGVLYVGLMIAPDGTPKVLEYNVRLGDPETEVLLPLFEGDWVDLCWRVAHGDLASFPWQKETKNALCVILASAGYPAAASAAAEIHGLDAAGAVEGVTVFHAGTSAQDGKIMATGGRALCVAATGDTLRQARERAYEAVGKIHFQGMQYRKDIGHQVFAKNSSQGELR, from the coding sequence CGGCGTGGCCGTGTTCGGCCCGTCGGGCGCGGGCGCGCGGCTGGAAGCGAGCAAGGAATTCTCCAAGAATTTCATGGCGCGCCATCGCATTCCCACCGCGGACTTTTACGTGTGCCGCACGATGGACGAAGCGGAAAAGGCCCTCTCCCATTTTTCCGGTCCTTATATCGTCAAGGCCTCGGGGCTGGCCGCCGGCAAGGGCGTTTTCGTCGAGCCCACGCTCGACGGCGCGCGCGAGGCGGCGCGGCAGATGCTCGTCGGCAAAAAGCTCGGCGCCGCCGGCGAGACGCTGGTCATCGAAGAAGCGCTTCCCGGGCGCGAGCTGTCGCTGATGGTCGTCACCGACGGCGCGGCCTACCGGCTCCTCAGCACCAGCCAGGACCACAAGCGCCTTCTCGACGGCGATCTCGGCCCCAACACCGGCGGCATGGGCGCGTACGCGCCCGCGCCGTGGGTCACGGAAGAGCTGATGGCGCGCGTTCGCAGAGAAATCATCGAGCCGTCCGTCGCCGCCCTCGCAGAAGAAAAGCTCGATTACCGCGGCGTTTTGTACGTCGGCCTGATGATCGCCCCGGACGGCACGCCCAAAGTGCTGGAGTACAACGTGCGCCTCGGCGATCCGGAAACGGAAGTGCTCCTGCCCCTGTTCGAAGGCGACTGGGTCGATCTGTGCTGGCGCGTCGCCCATGGCGATCTGGCGTCCTTCCCGTGGCAGAAGGAAACGAAAAACGCCCTCTGCGTGATCCTCGCTTCCGCCGGCTACCCCGCCGCCGCATCCGCCGCGGCGGAAATCCACGGGCTTGACGCCGCCGGCGCCGTCGAGGGCGTGACCGTGTTCCACGCGGGAACGTCCGCGCAGGACGGCAAGATCATGGCGACCGGCGGCCGCGCGCTCTGCGTCGCGGCGACCGGCGACACGCTGCGGCAGGCCCGGGAGCGCGCTTACGAAGCCGTCGGCAAAATTCATTTCCAAGGCATGCAGTATCGAAAAGACATCGGTCACCAGGTCTTCGCAAAAAATTCCTCCCAAGGAGAACTGAGATGA